The Nocardioides pantholopis genome window below encodes:
- a CDS encoding sensor histidine kinase, whose translation MDRLLTPHQPWRLDERGRRWFDRALVAGLMLPVLAMLVAGSEPVEVLLSTAQILPLLWRRTRPVAAFAAVAVASAVQVVPLDLPLWGQVAFPIAVYSVARFGSAVAGAAALAVGVCAAAVATEDWLDGFGGQVTAGPIAIYFLLISTIVMTAWALGTLGRTRAAYVAALVERGEQIAREARQQVELAATEERARIAREMHDVVAHGLSVIVVQADGARYAAEHDPQVAPRTLETIAATGREALTEMRRLLGLLRTDGATGTRPQPRLGDIAVLVAETQASGVALQARLPDPAAEVPPGVALTAYRVVQEALTNVRKHAGPGVRTRVEVAVGPELTVLVEDDGRGAASLDDGRGLGLVGMRERVAVHDGELEAGPRPAGGYRVSARIPL comes from the coding sequence GTGGACCGTCTGCTCACCCCGCACCAGCCCTGGCGCCTGGACGAGCGCGGCCGCCGCTGGTTCGACCGGGCCCTGGTCGCGGGGCTGATGCTGCCGGTCCTGGCGATGCTGGTGGCCGGGAGCGAGCCGGTCGAGGTGCTGCTGAGCACCGCGCAGATCCTCCCGCTGCTCTGGCGGCGCACCCGGCCGGTGGCTGCCTTCGCCGCCGTGGCCGTGGCGAGCGCGGTCCAGGTGGTGCCGCTGGATCTCCCGCTGTGGGGCCAGGTGGCCTTCCCGATCGCCGTCTACTCGGTCGCGCGGTTCGGCTCGGCGGTCGCCGGGGCCGCGGCGCTGGCGGTCGGCGTGTGCGCCGCCGCGGTGGCGACCGAGGACTGGCTGGACGGCTTCGGAGGGCAGGTCACGGCGGGTCCGATCGCCATCTACTTCCTCCTGATCAGCACGATCGTGATGACCGCCTGGGCCCTCGGCACCCTGGGCCGGACCCGCGCGGCGTACGTCGCGGCGCTGGTCGAGCGCGGCGAGCAGATCGCGCGGGAGGCCCGCCAGCAGGTCGAGCTGGCCGCGACCGAGGAGCGCGCCCGGATCGCCCGGGAGATGCACGACGTGGTCGCCCACGGCCTGAGCGTGATCGTCGTCCAGGCGGACGGGGCGAGGTACGCCGCCGAGCACGACCCGCAGGTCGCTCCGCGGACCCTGGAGACGATCGCGGCGACCGGGCGCGAGGCGCTCACCGAGATGCGCCGCCTGCTCGGGCTGCTGCGCACCGACGGCGCGACGGGGACCCGCCCGCAGCCCCGCCTCGGCGACATCGCGGTGCTGGTGGCCGAGACCCAGGCGTCCGGCGTCGCGCTCCAGGCGCGGCTGCCGGACCCCGCCGCCGAGGTGCCGCCCGGCGTCGCGCTCACGGCGTACCGCGTCGTGCAGGAGGCGCTCACGAACGTGCGCAAGCACGCCGGGCCGGGGGTGCGCACCCGGGTCGAGGTCGCGGTCGGCCCGGAGCTCACCGTGCTGGTCGAGGACGACGGGCGCGGCGCCGCCAGCCTGGACGACGGGCGCGGGCTGGGCCTGGTCGGGATGCGCGAGCGGGTCGCCGTCCACGACGGCGAGCTGGAGGCCGGACCCCGCCCCGCCGGCGGATACCGGGTCTCGGCGAGGATCCCCCTGTGA
- a CDS encoding DUF4177 domain-containing protein, whose amino-acid sequence MTKWEYLTAPILTHAAKQILDNFGAEGWELVQVAPGMNPENMVGYFKRPLAG is encoded by the coding sequence ATGACGAAGTGGGAGTACCTGACCGCGCCGATCCTGACGCACGCCGCCAAGCAGATCCTGGACAACTTCGGGGCCGAGGGCTGGGAGCTGGTGCAGGTCGCACCCGGCATGAACCCCGAGAACATGGTCGGCTACTTCAAGCGGCCGCTGGCGGGCTGA
- a CDS encoding RidA family protein, which yields MSAAEERLAALGLSVPEVAAPVAAYVPAVRSGDHVFTSGQLPMRVGELMATGKVGAEVTTEEAYACAQQCVLNAIAAVRAELGDLDLVERVVKVVVFVASTRDFTGQPQVANGASELLGQVFGDAGVHARSAVGVTSLPLDAPVEVELMVRVAAG from the coding sequence ATGAGCGCCGCGGAGGAGCGCCTCGCCGCGCTGGGCCTGTCGGTGCCGGAGGTGGCCGCGCCCGTCGCGGCGTACGTCCCCGCCGTCCGCTCCGGCGACCACGTCTTCACCTCCGGCCAGCTGCCGATGCGGGTCGGCGAGCTGATGGCCACCGGCAAGGTGGGCGCCGAGGTGACGACCGAGGAGGCCTACGCGTGCGCGCAGCAGTGCGTGCTGAACGCGATCGCCGCCGTGCGGGCCGAGCTCGGCGACCTGGACCTGGTCGAGCGGGTGGTCAAGGTGGTCGTGTTCGTCGCCTCCACCCGCGACTTCACCGGGCAGCCGCAGGTGGCCAACGGCGCCTCGGAGCTGCTCGGCCAGGTCTTCGGGGACGCCGGCGTGCACGCCCGGTCGGCCGTCGGGGTGACGTCGCTGCCGCTGGACGCGCCGGTCGAGGTCGAGCTGATGGTCCGGGTGGCGGCCGGCTGA
- a CDS encoding NUDIX hydrolase, with protein sequence MRVPLPPVPLPAEVAALAQQYAEGARTPTEPRNAATVILMRPSERGPEVYYMRRQVSMDFAAGMAVYPGGGVDPRDFDASVGWAGPGPAEWASRLGCAEETARALVAAAVRETFEESGVLLAGPSADEVVADTTGADWEADRVALESRELAMTDFLNRRGLVLRTDLLGVWDAWVTPVFEPKRFATWFFVAALPQGQRTRDVSTESSSVTWLPARVAAEQADAGELALMPPTYLTSLEVGTHADPEEVLATAASRSVRMFCPTAEPYGADWTLSVPPRLRDLLASRERG encoded by the coding sequence ATGCGGGTCCCGCTCCCGCCGGTGCCGCTGCCGGCCGAGGTGGCCGCGCTCGCCCAGCAGTACGCCGAGGGGGCCCGCACGCCCACCGAGCCGCGCAACGCGGCCACGGTGATCCTGATGCGCCCCTCCGAGCGCGGGCCGGAGGTCTACTACATGCGTCGGCAGGTCTCGATGGACTTCGCGGCCGGCATGGCTGTCTATCCCGGCGGCGGCGTGGACCCGCGCGACTTCGACGCCAGCGTCGGCTGGGCCGGGCCCGGTCCCGCCGAGTGGGCGAGCCGACTGGGGTGCGCGGAGGAGACCGCGCGGGCGCTGGTCGCCGCCGCGGTGCGGGAGACCTTCGAGGAGTCGGGGGTGCTGCTCGCCGGCCCGTCGGCCGACGAGGTCGTCGCCGACACCACCGGCGCGGACTGGGAGGCCGACCGGGTGGCGCTGGAGTCGCGCGAGCTGGCCATGACCGACTTCCTCAACCGCCGCGGGCTGGTGCTGCGCACCGACCTGCTCGGCGTCTGGGACGCGTGGGTGACGCCGGTCTTCGAGCCGAAGCGCTTCGCCACCTGGTTCTTCGTCGCCGCGCTGCCGCAGGGCCAGCGCACCCGCGACGTCTCGACCGAGTCCTCCTCGGTGACCTGGCTCCCCGCGCGGGTCGCGGCCGAGCAGGCCGATGCGGGCGAGCTGGCGCTGATGCCCCCGACGTACCTCACCTCGCTGGAGGTCGGCACCCACGCCGACCCCGAGGAGGTGCTGGCGACCGCGGCGTCCCGCTCGGTGCGGATGTTCTGCCCCACCGCCGAGCCGTACGGCGCGGACTGGACGCTCTCGGTGCCGCCCCGGCTGCGGGACCTGCTGGCCTCGCGGGAGCGCGGATGA
- a CDS encoding MBL fold metallo-hydrolase → MSGAWNGGSYPPRAECLLAPNPGIMTLDGTNTWVLREPGAGPDQQRAVVVDPGPIQDGHLDRLVAETGEVGLVLLTHLHLDHSEVAETFARAKGCAVRALDPAYCFAGDPVADGEELDVDGLRLRVLTTPGHTADSISLVLPAERVLLSGDMVLGRGTTVVAHPGGQLGAYFDSIERMRALVAAGEVETIWPAHGPVLDDAGAVLDFYLAHRRDRLAQVEAALAHLSVAVSPHLADDDSLPRRVVEVVYAEVDPVLWDAAELSVRAQLAYLSSR, encoded by the coding sequence ATGAGCGGCGCCTGGAACGGCGGCAGCTATCCGCCGCGGGCCGAGTGCCTGCTCGCCCCGAATCCTGGGATCATGACCCTCGACGGCACCAACACCTGGGTGCTGCGCGAGCCGGGGGCCGGCCCCGACCAGCAGCGCGCCGTGGTCGTCGACCCGGGCCCGATCCAGGACGGCCACCTGGACCGCCTGGTGGCGGAGACCGGCGAGGTGGGGCTGGTGCTGCTGACCCACCTCCACCTCGACCACTCCGAGGTGGCCGAGACCTTCGCGCGGGCCAAGGGCTGCGCGGTGCGTGCCCTGGACCCGGCGTACTGCTTCGCGGGCGACCCGGTCGCCGACGGCGAGGAGCTGGACGTCGACGGGCTGCGGCTGCGGGTCCTCACCACGCCGGGCCACACCGCCGACTCGATCTCGCTGGTGCTGCCCGCCGAGCGGGTGCTGCTCAGCGGCGACATGGTGCTCGGCCGCGGCACCACTGTCGTGGCGCACCCCGGCGGGCAGCTGGGCGCGTACTTCGACTCGATCGAGCGGATGCGGGCGCTGGTGGCCGCGGGCGAGGTCGAGACCATCTGGCCCGCCCACGGCCCGGTCCTCGACGACGCCGGCGCGGTCCTGGACTTCTACCTGGCCCACCGCCGCGACCGGCTGGCCCAGGTCGAGGCCGCGCTCGCCCACCTCTCGGTCGCCGTCTCGCCCCACCTCGCCGACGACGACTCCCTGCCCCGTCGGGTCGTCGAGGTCGTGTACGCCGAGGTCGACCCGGTCCTCTGGGACGCCGCCGAGCTCTCGGTGCGCGCCCAGCTCGCCTACCTCTCCTCCCGTTGA
- a CDS encoding DUF559 domain-containing protein, which yields MRSRWPDEPFTRAELSGLDITAAELRRGLAEGEVRPVVRGAFLAAHLPDTIELRARAVAKVVSPHHVVTDRTAAWLHGVDTHGYAEHDGPPLIESCALRWHEPTTLPGVDGRTRDLAPRDVMALHGVRVTTPLRTALDLGCCLRRREAFAAMVMLARLHHLTASELVREMRRYRRRRGVVQLRELAGLVDPRIESQREAWTLLEIADAGLPLPEPQVWVEVDGVPTYRLDLAYEHRKVCVEYDGGAAHSSPEQRAYDERRRRWLREHGWVVIVVRAGDFTGEARDRWLAELSAALAPAYSNRRW from the coding sequence ATGCGGAGCCGATGGCCTGACGAGCCGTTCACACGTGCGGAGCTGTCCGGGCTCGACATCACCGCCGCCGAGCTGCGGCGCGGGCTGGCCGAGGGCGAGGTCCGTCCGGTGGTGCGTGGCGCGTTCCTGGCGGCGCACCTGCCCGACACCATCGAGCTGCGCGCTCGGGCGGTGGCCAAGGTGGTCAGCCCGCACCACGTCGTCACCGACCGCACCGCCGCCTGGCTGCACGGCGTCGACACGCACGGGTACGCCGAGCACGACGGTCCGCCCCTGATCGAGTCGTGCGCCCTGCGCTGGCACGAGCCGACCACCCTCCCCGGGGTCGACGGTCGCACCCGCGACCTCGCTCCCCGCGACGTGATGGCGCTCCACGGCGTACGCGTGACGACACCGCTGCGCACCGCCCTCGACCTCGGCTGCTGCCTGCGCCGGCGCGAGGCCTTCGCCGCCATGGTGATGCTCGCCCGGCTGCATCACCTGACCGCCTCCGAGCTGGTCCGGGAGATGCGGCGATATCGCCGCCGCCGCGGCGTGGTCCAGCTGCGCGAGCTCGCCGGCCTGGTGGATCCCCGGATCGAGTCCCAGCGGGAGGCGTGGACGCTGCTCGAGATAGCCGACGCCGGGCTGCCGCTTCCGGAGCCCCAGGTCTGGGTCGAGGTCGACGGGGTGCCGACATACCGCCTCGACCTCGCCTACGAGCACCGCAAGGTCTGCGTGGAGTACGACGGGGGCGCGGCCCACTCGAGCCCGGAGCAGCGCGCCTACGACGAGCGTCGCCGGCGGTGGCTGCGCGAGCACGGGTGGGTGGTGATCGTCGTGCGAGCCGGCGACTTCACCGGCGAGGCGCGGGACCGGTGGCTCGCCGAGCTCAGCGCGGCGCTTGCTCCGGCGTACTCCAACCGCAGGTGGTGA
- a CDS encoding Crp/Fnr family transcriptional regulator, translating into MDNDVLRQAPLFSALDDEAATALRASMTESRLRRGEVLFHEGDTGDKLYVVLDGKVKLGRTSADGRENLLAILGPGQMFGELSLFDPGPRSGTVTAVTDAGFASLSHEDLLRWLDGRPMVARGLLAQLASRLRKANDVVADLVFSDVPGRVAKALLDLADRFGRTADDGVHVHHDLTQEELAQLVGASRETVNKALADFAARGWLRLEPRSVVIMDVERLGRRAR; encoded by the coding sequence GTGGACAACGACGTGCTGCGTCAGGCACCGCTTTTCAGTGCTCTGGACGACGAGGCCGCGACCGCGCTGCGCGCCTCCATGACCGAGAGCCGACTGCGACGCGGCGAGGTGCTCTTCCACGAGGGAGACACCGGCGACAAGCTCTACGTCGTGCTCGACGGCAAGGTGAAGCTCGGGCGCACCTCGGCCGACGGCCGCGAGAACCTGCTCGCGATCCTCGGCCCCGGCCAGATGTTCGGCGAGCTCTCGCTCTTCGACCCGGGCCCGCGCTCCGGCACCGTCACCGCCGTCACCGACGCCGGCTTCGCCTCGCTCTCCCACGAGGACCTGCTGCGCTGGCTCGACGGTCGGCCGATGGTCGCCCGCGGCCTGCTCGCCCAGCTCGCCAGCCGGCTGCGCAAGGCCAACGACGTGGTGGCCGACCTGGTCTTCTCCGACGTACCCGGTCGCGTGGCCAAGGCGCTGCTCGACCTCGCCGACCGGTTCGGCCGCACCGCCGACGACGGCGTCCACGTCCACCACGACCTCACCCAGGAGGAGCTGGCCCAGCTGGTCGGCGCCTCCCGCGAGACCGTCAACAAGGCGCTGGCCGACTTCGCGGCCCGCGGCTGGCTGCGCCTGGAGCCCCGCTCGGTCGTGATCATGGACGTCGAGCGGCTGGGCCGCCGGGCCCGCTGA
- the nth gene encoding endonuclease III, with the protein MPAVETATGLVRRARKIDRVLAQTYPDARCELDFDNPFELLVVTVLSAQTTDKRVNAVRPTLFAAYPDPAAMAAADRAHLEQILGPLGFFRAKAESLLKLSAVLVEQYAGQVPPRLDDLVKLPGVGRKTANVVLGNAFGIPGITVDTHFGRLARRFGWTEQTDPVKVEHAIGALFPPRDWTMLSHHLIWHGRRVCHARRPACGACPVARWCPAYGEGPTDAAEAAKLVKTEGRA; encoded by the coding sequence GTGCCCGCCGTCGAGACCGCCACCGGACTGGTGCGCCGCGCCCGCAAGATCGACCGGGTGCTGGCGCAGACCTACCCCGACGCGCGCTGCGAGCTCGACTTCGACAACCCCTTCGAGCTGCTGGTCGTGACGGTCCTGTCCGCGCAGACCACCGACAAGCGGGTCAACGCGGTCCGGCCCACCCTGTTCGCCGCCTACCCCGACCCGGCCGCCATGGCCGCTGCCGACCGGGCCCACCTCGAGCAGATCCTCGGGCCGCTCGGGTTCTTCCGGGCCAAGGCCGAGTCGCTGCTCAAGCTCAGCGCCGTCCTCGTCGAGCAGTACGCCGGCCAGGTGCCGCCCCGCCTCGACGACCTCGTCAAGCTCCCAGGCGTGGGCCGCAAGACCGCCAACGTCGTGCTCGGCAACGCCTTCGGAATCCCCGGGATCACCGTCGACACCCACTTCGGCCGGCTGGCGCGCCGCTTCGGCTGGACCGAGCAGACCGACCCGGTCAAGGTCGAGCACGCCATCGGCGCGCTGTTCCCGCCCCGGGACTGGACGATGCTCTCCCACCACCTGATCTGGCACGGCCGCCGGGTCTGCCACGCCCGCCGCCCGGCCTGCGGCGCCTGCCCGGTCGCCCGCTGGTGCCCGGCGTACGGCGAGGGCCCGACCGACGCGGCCGAGGCCGCGAAGCTGGTGAAGACCGAGGGCCGCGCGTGA
- a CDS encoding TlpA disulfide reductase family protein: MRVRILAVVGLLLTALLCSCAPEADEPGDGESGGPSASNIDVDTPELRALKKRAGIEPCVPGPATDGGLPSLTLACLGGGPAVDLASLEGPLVLNYWYAACGPCRKEMPAVQDFYERYGDRVPVIGIDIMDVMPKAALELAEQTGARYPQLADPGGDLQGTDLRAIGYPTFAFLDADGETTMVGGGIESAEELVELVEEHLGIAL; this comes from the coding sequence GTGAGGGTCCGCATCCTGGCCGTGGTCGGCCTGCTGCTGACCGCGCTGCTGTGCTCCTGCGCGCCGGAGGCCGACGAGCCCGGCGACGGCGAGTCCGGGGGACCCTCGGCGTCCAACATCGACGTGGATACCCCCGAGCTGCGGGCGCTGAAGAAGCGGGCCGGCATCGAGCCGTGCGTCCCCGGCCCCGCGACCGACGGAGGGCTGCCCTCGCTGACCCTGGCCTGCCTGGGCGGCGGGCCGGCGGTCGACCTGGCCAGCCTCGAGGGCCCGCTCGTGCTCAACTACTGGTACGCCGCCTGCGGGCCGTGCCGCAAGGAGATGCCTGCCGTGCAGGACTTCTACGAGCGGTACGGCGACCGGGTGCCGGTGATCGGCATCGACATCATGGACGTGATGCCGAAGGCCGCGCTCGAGCTGGCCGAGCAGACGGGCGCGCGCTACCCGCAGCTCGCCGACCCGGGCGGGGACCTGCAGGGCACCGACCTGCGCGCGATCGGCTATCCCACCTTCGCCTTCCTCGACGCCGACGGCGAGACCACGATGGTCGGCGGCGGGATCGAGTCCGCCGAGGAGCTGGTCGAGCTCGTCGAGGAGCACCTGGGGATCGCGCTGTGA
- a CDS encoding NUDIX hydrolase, whose translation MKPFPPWLLPVREACGTIEAEQLTRYVPPEGADVRRGAVLMLFSEGPLGGEVLLTERAHDMRSHPGQVSFPGGSVDPGESVVEAALREAEEEVGVVPSSVEVFGMLPELWLPPSNFAVTPVLGWWREPAEVGVVSEAEVHAIHHAPIAELMDPEHRVTVRHPNGYTSPGFLIGTDKDVILWGFTGGIVARLFDYLGWTRPWDSSRVRDLPAYMLQGDSRTQRNARAGLLDISDEEHERRERP comes from the coding sequence GTGAAGCCGTTCCCGCCCTGGCTGCTCCCGGTCCGGGAGGCCTGCGGCACCATCGAGGCCGAGCAGCTGACCCGCTACGTGCCGCCCGAGGGCGCCGACGTGCGCCGCGGCGCGGTGCTGATGCTCTTCAGCGAGGGGCCGCTGGGCGGGGAGGTGCTGCTGACCGAGCGGGCCCACGACATGCGCTCCCACCCCGGCCAGGTCTCGTTCCCCGGCGGCTCGGTCGATCCGGGGGAGTCGGTCGTCGAGGCCGCGCTGCGCGAGGCCGAGGAGGAGGTCGGCGTCGTGCCGAGCTCGGTCGAGGTCTTCGGGATGCTGCCGGAGCTGTGGCTGCCGCCCAGCAACTTCGCGGTCACGCCGGTGCTGGGCTGGTGGCGCGAGCCGGCCGAGGTCGGTGTGGTGAGCGAGGCCGAGGTGCACGCGATCCACCACGCGCCGATCGCGGAGCTGATGGACCCCGAGCACCGCGTCACCGTGCGCCACCCCAACGGCTACACCAGCCCGGGCTTCCTCATCGGGACCGACAAGGACGTCATCCTCTGGGGCTTCACCGGCGGTATCGTCGCCCGGCTCTTCGACTACCTGGGCTGGACCCGTCCCTGGGACTCCTCGCGGGTGCGTGACCTGCCGGCGTACATGCTGCAGGGTGACTCCCGGACCCAGCGCAACGCGCGGGCCGGGCTCCTCGACATCTCCGACGAGGAGCACGAACGACGGGAGCGGCCGTGA
- a CDS encoding MarP family serine protease: MNVLDWLLVVVVLAYALSGYWQGFVTGAFATAGLLLGGLFGIWLAPIALGEAEQSLVVSLAALFIVILSASLGQALFQYAGARIRSRITWQPARALDAVGGAALSAVAVLLVAWALGVAISGSRIGAITPVVRESTVLAKVNDTLPLSASSLLRSFDSVVGTTFFPRYLEPFAPERIVQVAPGEQALLGQPRVAAAEESVLKIRGSNSCGRGVEGTGFVYARDRLMTNAHVVAGVSDPEVVVDGGSPIPAEVVLYDSRLDLAVLAFDSGDRAALDLDSSAQPKESVVILGYPEDGPYDAQAARIRSEQRLRSPDIYGSGSVTREVFSLRGLVRPGNSGGPIVARDGDVVGVVFAASVTDSETGYALTADQVSAAGDAGRDRTAEVSTGACAG, translated from the coding sequence GTGAACGTCCTCGACTGGCTGCTGGTCGTGGTCGTGCTCGCCTACGCCCTGTCCGGCTACTGGCAGGGCTTCGTGACCGGTGCCTTCGCGACCGCCGGGCTGCTCCTCGGCGGGCTGTTCGGCATCTGGCTCGCGCCGATCGCCCTCGGCGAGGCCGAGCAGTCGCTGGTGGTCTCGCTCGCGGCCCTGTTCATCGTGATCCTGTCCGCGTCCCTGGGCCAGGCCCTCTTCCAGTACGCCGGCGCCCGGATCCGCTCGCGGATCACCTGGCAGCCGGCCCGGGCCCTGGACGCCGTCGGCGGCGCCGCGCTCAGCGCGGTCGCCGTGCTGCTGGTCGCCTGGGCGCTCGGGGTGGCGATCTCCGGCAGCCGGATCGGGGCGATCACCCCGGTGGTGCGGGAGTCGACGGTGCTGGCGAAGGTCAACGACACGCTGCCGCTGTCGGCTTCCTCGCTGCTGCGCTCCTTCGACTCGGTCGTCGGGACCACGTTCTTCCCCCGCTACCTCGAGCCGTTCGCGCCGGAGCGGATCGTCCAGGTGGCCCCCGGCGAGCAGGCGCTCCTCGGCCAGCCCCGGGTGGCGGCGGCCGAGGAGAGCGTGCTGAAGATCCGCGGCTCCAACAGCTGCGGACGCGGCGTCGAGGGCACCGGCTTCGTCTACGCCCGGGACCGGCTGATGACCAACGCCCACGTCGTCGCCGGGGTGTCCGACCCGGAGGTCGTGGTCGACGGCGGCTCCCCGATCCCGGCCGAGGTGGTCCTCTACGACTCCCGCCTCGACCTCGCGGTGCTGGCCTTCGACAGCGGGGACCGCGCGGCCCTCGATCTGGACTCCTCGGCCCAGCCCAAGGAGTCGGTGGTGATCCTGGGCTATCCCGAGGATGGCCCGTACGACGCCCAGGCCGCCCGGATCCGATCCGAGCAGCGGCTGCGCTCGCCCGACATCTACGGCAGCGGGTCGGTGACCCGGGAGGTCTTCTCCCTGCGCGGCCTGGTCCGGCCCGGCAACTCCGGCGGGCCGATCGTGGCGCGCGACGGCGACGTCGTCGGCGTCGTCTTCGCCGCGTCGGTCACCGACAGCGAGACCGGCTACGCGCTCACGGCCGACCAGGTGTCGGCGGCGGGGGACGCCGGCCGGGACCGCACCGCCGAGGTGTCGACGGGCGCCTGTGCCGGCTGA
- a CDS encoding phage holin family protein, whose translation MATAPAPAPSPEDPTIGRLVADASRDISTLISKEIQLAKSELKVSARFGALGIALFAAAGFIAVLAIIMLSVAIAYFIHWNGSGLSLHWAFLIVFGAYVLLAGLLAFVGVKKIKRVSPPTRAIEQGREIPRALQGHA comes from the coding sequence ATGGCAACCGCACCGGCCCCGGCTCCGTCCCCTGAGGACCCCACGATCGGCCGCCTCGTCGCCGACGCCAGCCGGGACATCTCGACGCTCATCTCCAAGGAGATCCAGCTCGCGAAGTCCGAGCTCAAGGTGAGCGCGCGTTTCGGCGCGCTCGGGATCGCCCTCTTCGCGGCGGCCGGCTTCATCGCGGTCCTCGCGATCATCATGCTCTCGGTCGCGATCGCCTACTTCATCCACTGGAACGGCAGCGGCCTGTCGCTGCACTGGGCGTTCCTGATCGTCTTCGGCGCCTACGTCCTGCTGGCGGGCCTGCTCGCCTTCGTCGGCGTGAAGAAGATCAAGCGGGTCAGCCCGCCCACCCGGGCCATCGAGCAGGGCCGGGAGATCCCCCGGGCACTCCAGGGCCACGCCTGA
- the nhaA gene encoding Na+/H+ antiporter NhaA, which yields MASQNSARQRLFARGSWSESSRIAEILRAETTGGMLLIAAAAIAIVWANTPWGGSYADLRDLRIGPEALHLDLTLGTWAADGLLAVFFFVAGLELKREFVAGDLRDPGRAAVPVAAAVGGMAVPALVFVLWNLGDGDALAGWAIPTATDIAFAVAVLAVISTHLPSGLRTFLLTLAVVDDLLAITIIAIFYTDELHLPFLLLALVPLAAFALLVQKRIRSPWLLVPLALITWVLVHESGVHATVAGVLLGFTVPVLRSHAAGGPDAGPGLAEHFEHRIRPLSAGFAVPVFAFFAAGVDVGGLSGLVEALADPIALGIVAGLVLGKTVGITGATWLLARFTRATLDEELSWVDVVGLAMLGGIGFTVSLLIGELAYGHGSDQVDHVKVGVLVGSLLAALLASVVLRARNRAYRRLAELETVDADGNAIPDVFETDRPGTEGPA from the coding sequence ATGGCATCCCAGAACTCTGCACGTCAGCGCCTGTTCGCCCGCGGCTCGTGGAGCGAGTCCTCCCGGATCGCGGAGATCCTGCGCGCCGAGACGACCGGCGGGATGCTCCTCATCGCGGCGGCCGCGATCGCGATCGTCTGGGCCAACACCCCGTGGGGCGGCTCGTACGCCGACCTGCGCGACCTGCGGATCGGCCCGGAGGCGCTGCACCTCGACCTCACCCTCGGGACCTGGGCCGCGGACGGGCTGCTGGCGGTCTTCTTCTTCGTGGCCGGCCTGGAGCTCAAGCGGGAGTTCGTCGCCGGCGACCTGCGCGACCCGGGCCGCGCCGCGGTCCCGGTCGCCGCCGCTGTGGGCGGCATGGCCGTCCCGGCCCTGGTCTTCGTGCTGTGGAACCTCGGCGACGGCGACGCGCTGGCCGGCTGGGCGATCCCGACCGCTACCGACATCGCGTTCGCCGTCGCGGTGCTCGCGGTGATCAGCACCCACCTGCCCTCCGGGCTGCGCACGTTCCTGCTCACGCTCGCCGTGGTCGACGACCTGCTCGCGATCACGATCATCGCAATCTTCTACACCGACGAGCTGCACCTGCCGTTCCTGCTGCTGGCACTGGTGCCGCTGGCGGCGTTCGCGCTGCTGGTCCAGAAGCGGATCCGCTCGCCGTGGCTGCTGGTCCCGCTGGCGCTGATCACCTGGGTGCTGGTCCACGAGTCCGGCGTGCACGCCACGGTCGCCGGCGTCCTGCTCGGCTTCACGGTGCCGGTGCTGCGCAGCCACGCGGCCGGCGGGCCGGACGCCGGTCCGGGGCTGGCCGAGCACTTCGAGCACCGGATCCGGCCGCTCTCGGCCGGCTTCGCCGTCCCGGTCTTCGCGTTCTTCGCCGCCGGGGTGGACGTGGGGGGCCTCAGCGGCCTGGTCGAGGCGCTGGCCGACCCGATCGCGCTCGGCATCGTCGCGGGACTCGTCCTCGGCAAGACCGTCGGCATCACCGGCGCGACCTGGCTGCTGGCCAGGTTCACCCGCGCCACCCTCGACGAGGAGCTGTCCTGGGTCGATGTCGTGGGGCTGGCGATGCTCGGCGGCATCGGGTTCACGGTGTCCCTGCTGATCGGCGAGCTCGCCTACGGCCACGGCTCCGACCAGGTCGACCACGTCAAGGTCGGTGTCCTCGTCGGCTCGCTGCTGGCGGCGCTGCTGGCCTCGGTGGTGCTGCGGGCCCGCAACCGGGCCTACCGCCGGCTCGCGGAGCTCGAGACTGTCGACGCCGACGGCAACGCGATCCCCGACGTGTTCGAGACCGACCGACCGGGCACCGAAGGGCCGGCCTGA